In Acidobacteriota bacterium, the sequence GCTTAAGGGTCGGCAACTTGAACGAAGCTGAGAACCAGATTTGGCTCGCCGATCTGCTGGCAAGCCTTGTGAAGGAAGGGACGACCTCGCGCTCCGCGCAGCAGGTGGCACAAGAGGCTGCGTCGATGGGAGGCTCGGTGGATGTGAATGTCGGCGCCGACCTGACCCATATCGCAGCCGACGTGCTCTCCGAATACGGGCCCAAAATGGTAGGACTCTTGGCCGATGTGGCCATGCATCCGCTGCTGCCGGCGTCAGAGATCGACCGTCTGAAGAAAGACCAGCTGAGAAATCTGACGATCCAGAAATCTCAGCCCCAACCAATAGCACTCGAGCAGTTTCGGAGAGCGCTGTATCCAAATCATCCGTATGGCCGTGTGTTTCCGACGGAGCAGATGATCCAGAGATACACGATCGAGGATGTTCAGAAATTCTACAAAGACAACTTCGGCGCGGCGCGGACGCATATTTACGTTGCAGGAAAATTTGACGCTCCCGCGATCAAGAAGGCCATCACCGAAGCTTTTTCCTCGTGGCAGCATGGTCCGGATCCGTTCATCGATATTCCTAAACCGATAACCAAACACGAGCTGGAGTTGGTCGATCGCCCAGGTGCGGTGCAGTCCACGCTTTATATTGGATTGCCAACCATTGATCCCAGTAATCCAGACTACATCCCGCTTCAGGTGATGAATTCACTTCTGGGAGGCTCACTTGGATCGCGCATAACCTCCAACATTCGCGAGCAGAAGGGATACACCTACTCACCAAACAGCCAGCTCTCCGCGCGCTATCGCGACGCTTATTGGCTGCAGGTTGCGGATGTAACCGAGCAGCACACTGGCGATTCGATTAAGGAGATCCTGTATGAGATCGACCGCCTGCAGAAAGAAGCTCCTGGAGACGCTGAGCTCACAGGAATTAAGAACTATCTCGCGGGCGTCTTCGTGTTGCGGAATTCAAGCAGGGCGGGACTCATCGTCCAACTTGAATTCGTGGATCTGCATAAGCTCGGCGACGATTACGTGAATACTTACGTACAGACGGTATACGCTGTGACTCCGCAACAAGTCCAGCAGGCTGCGCAGAAATACATCAATGCGGAGAAGCTAACGATGGTGGTTGTTGGAGACAAGCAGAAAGTGTCCGAGCAGGTGGCTGCTTATCAGAGCAGTGGGATGTAGAGCTTCGCGCTGCTCCATTAGCACTGTAATAGTGAGTACTCTTTCGGCGGAAGATCTCCCGCGGTTCATCGCACTAATTTCCTGGCTCTTTCACCAAGAACTTGGGCCAAAGAGTTGAGGCACAGCGTTAGAGTCCGAGATTTCGGGGGAGATCCTTCGCAGGGGCTCAGGATGAGATTAAGATTGCGACACCATCACAATCTTCCTAATTCCCCAATCCTCTTCTCCACCACCTCCGAGTAGCTCATCACGTCTTTATCGGAATATCCCGCCGCACGGAATGCGTCCTGAATCTGTTCCGGCTTGAGCTGCGCAAGTAAACTAGCGATCCACTTAGCATCCTGAATGGGAATGTTGCGCCCGATCCACCGCAGTTTCATGCGGGTTACAAAATTGGGAATGGAGAAAATGCCGAGCAGGCCGATCACAGTCGAGTGCGCCGGCGAAGTGAAGTCGATCGTATCTTTATGAACATGCGAGATGAACTTCGACTTCCTGTATAGATCGAGGGAGCCTTTGCCACGTCCGGGCCCTAAACGGTATCCAATGCTGCCAAAAGACGCGCCCAAATCGGTAACGATGTAAATGTCCCTGCCGGTGCGCTCGTCTTTATAAATCGCGTTGTTCTCGTCCTTGGGGTCCCAGTTATTGAAGAGTGACATCATCACGCGCAGTCCATTGAACTCGCGCGTGCCGCTGAAAGGGTTCCTTTCCCAGCTCCAGGGATCTTCCTTCTCGCGGTGCTTGGGATGACGCTTCATGCGCGCGTCCTTCACCAGCCCTCCGGGCTCTATAAAATTCTGACCGCGCTGCAGATGCGGAGGAAGATTCTTGACCTGGAGTTCCGGAAGAAGGTAGTCGTTCTCGGTAAAGTAGCCAACTGCCCATAACAAGCGAGTCGCAGCCGTTTCCGGGCGAGCTTCCACTCCCAACTTTACCTTCCATTTCTCGCCGTCTTGATCCCGAGCATCAAATTTGGGATTTGAGCCTTTCCTATCTTCCTTCTCGAAGACAACGGGAGGACGTGGCCGGCCTTTCTCCCCGCCGGAGCCATATCGCAGATTACGGGAACTGATGTCCCCAGGGTCCTTCCAAATGAGTGGGGGTTGGCCCTGACTGGATTCCCGTGGCTTGGTTTGCGCAGGACCGCTGGTGGACGAAATAACCAGCAGGCAGAGGAATATCGAACCGCTAATGGGTACCCTGCGCATGGCTGCTTAACTGCCGACTCTTTAGATAGGCAGAGCACTTGATTAGGCTGCTTAGAACGTGATTTGGGCGCCGTCCGCACCTCAGTAAACGCAACAGCGGCGATTGTTAGAGAAACCCCGCCTCGCCCGGGTTTTTGCTTCTCAGGTTAGCGACTCCAGGAATTGAGATTTCCGGCCTGAGCACTCGCCGCACCTAGGAAATCGCAACACGCATCAACTCAGCCGGGCTGCGGGTCCAAGTTTTCGGACTGCGCCGGTAGTTCTTTTCCGCATCCAAGCTTGCAGGAACTCGGACCGTGAGGGGGCGCGAGCCGCTTGAAATTGCTAGTCCAGCCGGGTGACGGCGTTAGGCCGCTCGTTAAGGCCATCGAAAAAGCCAAAAAAAGCATTCAGGTTGTCATCTTCCGATTCGACCGCCTGGAGATCGAGAAAGCGCTCGAGGATGCTGTTAAGCGAGGTGTATCGGTAGACGCCCTCATCGCGTTTACCAACCGAGGTGGAGAGAAAAACCTCCGCAAGCTGGAAATGCGCTTCCTGGAATGCGGTGTGACCGTCGCGCGCACCGCGGATGACCTCGTCCGCTACCACGGCAAGATGATGATCATCGATGGCAAGGAGCTACATCTGCTCGCGTTCAATTTCACCCAGATCGATACCGAACGCAGCCGCAGCTTTGCATTCATCACGCACGACAAGGAGCTCATCAAGGAAGCTGAAGATTTGTTCGACTGTGACTGCAAGCGGCGTCCCTATAAACCGAGTTCGTCCCGCTTCCTGGTCAGTCCACTGAATGCTCGCGAAGAGCTCGCCAATTTCATCGAAGGAGCCAAAAAGGAACTTCTGATTTACGACGTGAAAATAAGCGATCGCGAGATGATCAAGCTGCTGGAGGAGCGTGCCCGTGACGGGGTGGAGGTCCGCGTAATCGGGAAGATGGCCCGCCATAGCAGCCAGATGTCAGTCAGACAACTTAAAGACCTTCGCCTGCACACACGAATTATTGTTCGAGATCGCAAAGAGGCCTTCATCGGAAGCCAAAGCCTGCGCGAGCTGGAGCTCGATTCACGTCGCGAGATCGGCGCGATGTTTCGCGATGCGGAGGCCATCGCTAAGATCATTGACGTCTTCGAAGCTGATTGGAAATCCGGCGTAGTAGCAACGGGAGATGAAGCCGACGATGTCGTGAAGCCCCCTGCGGCCAAGGTGGCAAAGAAAGTGGCCAAAGCTGTGACGAAGATACTTCCGCCGGTAGCCCCGGTTGTAGAAGAAGTCGTGAAGGACGTTCTGAAAGCAGGTAACGGTATTCCCATCGATCACGAAGATATTGAAGAAACCGTCAAAGATGCCGTGAAGCAGGCTGTGAAACAAGTCGTGCGCGAGACCGTCGAGGATGTAGTCGAACAACAACGCGAACCGGAAGCATAATGCTGAAATCAATCAAACTGACAGTCCTTCGAAATGGGATTCTGGTCTCGATGCTGATGTTGCTGAGCACAGCTTCGCTAGGCGCGCAACAGAAGTCAGGACCGCCGGTAAACGCCAATGCCGCGATTGCTGCGAAGTTCGAGCAGAACGTTGCAAACTATATGAGGGTTCGGCAGAAGGCGATGGCGGGCTTATCGGTCCCAAAGAACACAGATTCGCCTGCAAAGATTGCGGAGTTCCAGAAGCAACTTGCGGCGAACATTCGAGCGCTTCGCGCAAATGCCATAAAGGGAGAGCTCTTCACGCCTGAGGTCGTGGGACTATTCCGGAATCTGGTTGCAATAGCAATGCGCGGACGCGACGGAGCCCTAATTCGCACAAGCTTCGAACACGCCGAGCCGATCCAGGGGGTGCGCTTCGACGTAAATGCGGCCTATCCCGACGGCTTGCCATTACAGTCTATGCCGCCATCTCTGCTGCTGAATCTGCCTCAATTATCGAAAGAGCTGGAATATCGATTTGTGGGCCGCGAACTGATTCTGCGCGATGCTCCGGCAAATCTGATCGTGGACGTAATTCCTGATCTAAGCATCCCTTAAACGAAATGACCCGCCGGATCCTCTCAATTGCAGCTCTCGTCATTCTTGGATGCGGCGTTATCTCCCTTCACCCGCGCTCTGAGCTTGCCGCCATCTTCGCGTCTCATGAAACTGCGCCTGCCAGTGGAGTGGCGGTCGATGTGAAGCTGCCTCTGGAGCAGAAATCTGTCCGCTTTGCTGTGATTGGCGACAACGGAACTGGCGACAAACCGCAATATGAAGTGGCTGCGGAGATGGAGGCTTACCGCAAAGTTGTCGGTTATGATTTCGTGACCATGATGGGCGACAACATCTATGGAAGTCACAAGCCCAAGGATATCGAGCGCAAATTCGAGACTCCCTACAAGCCTCTGCTTGATGCCGGAGTGAAGTTTTACGCTTGCCTGGGCAATCACGACGACTCGAACGAAACCTTGTACAAAAATTTCAACATGAACAGCCAGCACTACTACTCGTTCAAGAAAGGCGACGTCCAGTTTTTCGTTCTCGACAGCAACTATATGGACTCGAAGCAGCTTGATTGGATCAACAATCAGATCAGCGGTTCAACGGCGAAGTGGAAGATCGCCTACTTTCACCATCCGCTATATTCCGATGGACGTTTTCACGGCCCCGATCTAGACCTGCGCAAACAACTCATGCCGATCTTCGAGAAGTACGGCGTGAACGTAGTGATGTCTGGTCATGATCACGTCTATGAGCGCTTCAAGCCCGAAGAAGGAATCTACTTCTTTCTCGTGGGGAACTCAGGCGAGCTCCGCTACCACAACCTGCGCCAGGGTTCCAACATCATGGCAGTGGGCTTCGATACCGACCAAACATTCATGCTCGTCGAAATCAGTGGCGATAAACTGTATTTCCAAACGATCTCCCGAACCGGACAGACGGTTGATTCCGGCGTGCTGCTACATCAACCGAAACCACAGACTCCACTTCAGGCCCAGCAGCAGGTTCACTAGTTTCAAGATTGCGTGGTTCCGGGCCGCCCTCGGCCGGTAGACGGGGTCCGATGTCCAAAGAGGTTCTATTAGGAGATTCTGAATGGTCGATTTTCTGCCGCTGGCATTCTGAATTATCGACCGACATGCGTTCTTCAACCCTTGTAGCGTCCGGCGGACAGGGCCCATAGCAGATGCCGATGTTGCGGCTGCTGAGGTGAGAAGGCGGCCGGTATCACGTAATCAACTGTTCGCGAGCGGACAGGTGGCAGGTGATCTTCCTCTCTAAATGCTTGCTTTTTCATTCGTACAAGTGGCACAGCGACTG encodes:
- a CDS encoding insulinase family protein, translated to MKNRLIAIACMMFLALGWSLPSAAQDAAGTAQAARVKKQSPPPGSVPKPFLVPQTEKLTLPNGLQATLVPYGAVPKVQITLSLRVGNLNEAENQIWLADLLASLVKEGTTSRSAQQVAQEAASMGGSVDVNVGADLTHIAADVLSEYGPKMVGLLADVAMHPLLPASEIDRLKKDQLRNLTIQKSQPQPIALEQFRRALYPNHPYGRVFPTEQMIQRYTIEDVQKFYKDNFGAARTHIYVAGKFDAPAIKKAITEAFSSWQHGPDPFIDIPKPITKHELELVDRPGAVQSTLYIGLPTIDPSNPDYIPLQVMNSLLGGSLGSRITSNIREQKGYTYSPNSQLSARYRDAYWLQVADVTEQHTGDSIKEILYEIDRLQKEAPGDAELTGIKNYLAGVFVLRNSSRAGLIVQLEFVDLHKLGDDYVNTYVQTVYAVTPQQVQQAAQKYINAEKLTMVVVGDKQKVSEQVAAYQSSGM
- a CDS encoding phosphatidylserine synthase, giving the protein MKLLVQPGDGVRPLVKAIEKAKKSIQVVIFRFDRLEIEKALEDAVKRGVSVDALIAFTNRGGEKNLRKLEMRFLECGVTVARTADDLVRYHGKMMIIDGKELHLLAFNFTQIDTERSRSFAFITHDKELIKEAEDLFDCDCKRRPYKPSSSRFLVSPLNAREELANFIEGAKKELLIYDVKISDREMIKLLEERARDGVEVRVIGKMARHSSQMSVRQLKDLRLHTRIIVRDRKEAFIGSQSLRELELDSRREIGAMFRDAEAIAKIIDVFEADWKSGVVATGDEADDVVKPPAAKVAKKVAKAVTKILPPVAPVVEEVVKDVLKAGNGIPIDHEDIEETVKDAVKQAVKQVVRETVEDVVEQQREPEA
- a CDS encoding metallophosphoesterase, which encodes MTRRILSIAALVILGCGVISLHPRSELAAIFASHETAPASGVAVDVKLPLEQKSVRFAVIGDNGTGDKPQYEVAAEMEAYRKVVGYDFVTMMGDNIYGSHKPKDIERKFETPYKPLLDAGVKFYACLGNHDDSNETLYKNFNMNSQHYYSFKKGDVQFFVLDSNYMDSKQLDWINNQISGSTAKWKIAYFHHPLYSDGRFHGPDLDLRKQLMPIFEKYGVNVVMSGHDHVYERFKPEEGIYFFLVGNSGELRYHNLRQGSNIMAVGFDTDQTFMLVEISGDKLYFQTISRTGQTVDSGVLLHQPKPQTPLQAQQQVH